The Urbifossiella limnaea genome has a window encoding:
- a CDS encoding YncE family protein produces MPDRDLFVFDTRTDAPVATIDTLGTLLHGLAVDSKGRVYIAQTDARNDVNGRAGTKKHGLKEMENRAFLNRISSVGFEDDRATAPRFLDLEPLPPNHPAAGMALATPFAVQVSDDDSTLVATAAASDKVFTVDTATGAVLGRVGVGAGPRGIALESRSGKAAEAWVLNALANTVSVVDVADAKNPKVVATIALEDPTHPVFKRGRIAFNTAAASTTGTFSCASCHPDGHTDQLLWVLVTPVVTGGNQIMPRSTMPVRGLPDTAPFHWDGIPGDPY; encoded by the coding sequence GTGCCCGACCGCGACCTGTTCGTGTTCGACACCCGGACCGACGCGCCCGTCGCCACCATCGACACGCTCGGCACCTTGCTCCATGGCCTCGCCGTGGATTCGAAGGGGCGCGTCTACATCGCCCAGACCGACGCCCGTAACGACGTGAACGGCCGAGCCGGGACGAAGAAGCACGGGCTCAAGGAGATGGAGAACCGGGCATTTCTGAACCGGATCTCGAGTGTCGGGTTCGAGGACGATCGCGCGACCGCGCCGCGGTTCCTCGACCTCGAACCGCTCCCACCGAACCACCCCGCGGCGGGCATGGCGCTGGCGACCCCGTTCGCGGTCCAGGTGAGCGACGACGATTCGACGCTGGTCGCCACCGCGGCCGCCTCGGACAAGGTCTTCACGGTTGACACCGCCACGGGGGCGGTCCTCGGCCGCGTCGGTGTCGGCGCCGGGCCGCGCGGGATCGCGCTCGAATCGCGGTCCGGGAAGGCGGCCGAGGCGTGGGTGCTGAACGCCCTCGCCAACACGGTCTCGGTGGTCGATGTGGCCGACGCGAAGAACCCGAAGGTGGTGGCCACGATCGCCCTGGAAGACCCCACGCACCCGGTTTTTAAGCGTGGGCGAATCGCCTTCAACACGGCGGCCGCGTCCACCACCGGCACGTTCTCGTGCGCGAGCTGCCACCCGGACGGCCACACCGACCAGTTGCTCTGGGTCCTGGTCACGCCGGTCGTGACCGGCGGCAACCAGATCATGCCCCGCTCGACGATGCCGGTCCGCGGCCTGCCTGACACGGCCCCGTTCCACTGGGACGGCATCCCGGGCGACCCGTACTGA
- a CDS encoding sialate O-acetylesterase yields MLPRAMLFVASAVMLSVLGSRPVEAAEPPKQKLQIYIMAGQSNMVGHANYITLPALLTAEEPGVKQLAKLIFKDGAIAPADARDMLEIRVKRDALDGDLRAKKITGDDKVAGAQVELKDLQAKVDARAKKIKDAFVVSKRVYITSIADGHKRSGPLTMGYGANPEKIGPELGFGLSLEQKTDAPILLIKASWGGKSLHYDFRPPSAGPYELSKAQANGKDAQKIKDNAGLNYRMMNEAVRDVLKDLKTHHPEYDAAAGYEIAGFVWFQGFNDQFDPAFHGNYKTNMIAFVKDVRSEYQVPTLPFVIGVLGTSATKEAVDKNPVSLGQRAAAAAPEFKDNVASVESYPFFALDALKMWTDGTWSKQPVEFSQIGSDRPYHYMGSGKFFVRLGDALATAMVDLRNKQKR; encoded by the coding sequence ATGCTGCCCCGAGCGATGCTGTTCGTAGCCAGCGCCGTGATGCTGTCCGTGCTCGGTTCGAGACCGGTCGAAGCGGCCGAGCCACCCAAGCAAAAGCTCCAGATCTACATCATGGCCGGCCAGTCGAACATGGTCGGGCACGCCAATTACATCACCCTTCCGGCCCTGCTCACTGCGGAGGAACCCGGGGTCAAGCAACTGGCGAAGTTGATCTTCAAAGACGGTGCGATCGCGCCCGCGGATGCCCGGGACATGCTCGAAATCCGCGTCAAACGCGACGCACTGGACGGCGACTTGCGTGCCAAGAAGATCACGGGTGACGACAAGGTCGCGGGGGCACAAGTCGAGTTGAAGGACCTCCAGGCGAAGGTCGATGCCCGGGCCAAGAAGATCAAGGACGCGTTCGTCGTCTCTAAACGGGTTTACATCACGTCCATTGCCGACGGGCACAAACGGTCGGGGCCGCTGACCATGGGGTACGGTGCCAACCCCGAGAAAATCGGCCCGGAACTCGGGTTCGGGCTCTCGCTCGAGCAGAAGACCGACGCCCCGATCCTGCTGATCAAAGCCTCGTGGGGCGGCAAATCTCTTCACTACGACTTCCGTCCCCCGTCCGCCGGCCCGTATGAGCTGAGCAAGGCGCAAGCCAACGGCAAAGACGCACAGAAGATCAAGGACAACGCCGGCCTCAACTACCGGATGATGAACGAGGCCGTGCGGGACGTGCTCAAGGACCTGAAGACGCACCACCCCGAGTACGACGCCGCGGCCGGTTACGAGATCGCCGGGTTCGTCTGGTTCCAGGGCTTCAACGACCAGTTCGATCCGGCGTTCCACGGCAACTACAAGACCAACATGATCGCTTTCGTGAAGGACGTGCGGAGCGAGTACCAGGTTCCGACCTTGCCGTTCGTCATCGGCGTGCTGGGGACCAGCGCGACCAAAGAAGCCGTGGACAAGAACCCGGTGTCCCTCGGCCAGCGGGCCGCCGCCGCGGCACCCGAGTTCAAGGATAACGTCGCGAGCGTCGAGAGCTACCCGTTCTTCGCCCTGGACGCGCTCAAAATGTGGACCGACGGGACGTGGAGTAAGCAGCCGGTCGAGTTCTCCCAGATCGGCAGCGACCGCCCCTACCACTACATGGGCAGCGGCAAGTTCTTCGTACGCCTGGGTGACGCGCTGGCGACCGCCATGGTCGATTTGCGAAACAAACAGAAGCGGTAG
- a CDS encoding ankyrin repeat domain-containing protein: MDAPTWRGAYDRWLILPQGRLNVIDFDFYRRVAEQGTPERSVWQFSWRGRTRFDPVWDMVLEGSTGFSGAFARQVTLNMQTADADLTTDLLGALEAASADGAVVLEGESVFLKNRAATPVAMQFDAGHKGGSYVTKGAARGAVSRKGLITLAAAGEFVGTFTARHGVKATVDHPPPAIWTEGPIERQRGRQVFPILHAGQKGMTVSGQHFGDDAHLFVDGRRASGSVRRGAGETVVITLSSLPPVGMHLLQVQVPDGMCSNDFIFHVTTDATSAAGLKRELDQAHVPPSQDPLAALVRKGDLAGVKSLLPTKAAVTARRADGSTPLITAALHGKLEIARYLIDAGADVSGTNGDGNTPLHVAAFLCRAEVVRLLLDKGASVAAMNGRGETALDVVSSAWNQDLSNFYTGIDAAVGLNLDLKLIEPQRPQMARLIREHARK, translated from the coding sequence ATGGACGCACCCACCTGGCGGGGGGCGTACGACCGGTGGCTGATCCTCCCGCAGGGGCGGTTGAACGTCATCGACTTCGACTTCTACCGGCGGGTCGCCGAACAAGGCACGCCCGAGCGGAGCGTGTGGCAGTTCTCCTGGCGCGGCCGCACACGGTTCGACCCGGTGTGGGACATGGTGCTGGAAGGGAGCACCGGGTTCTCCGGGGCATTCGCCCGCCAGGTGACCCTTAACATGCAGACGGCCGACGCCGACCTGACGACCGACCTGCTGGGTGCCCTCGAAGCGGCTTCGGCCGACGGCGCCGTCGTACTGGAAGGCGAAAGCGTGTTCCTCAAGAACCGGGCCGCAACTCCGGTGGCGATGCAGTTCGATGCCGGACACAAGGGGGGCAGCTACGTCACGAAAGGCGCCGCCCGCGGTGCCGTCAGCCGGAAGGGGTTGATCACACTCGCGGCGGCGGGCGAGTTCGTAGGTACGTTCACCGCCCGTCACGGGGTGAAGGCGACCGTCGATCACCCCCCGCCGGCGATCTGGACCGAGGGGCCGATCGAGCGGCAGCGCGGGCGGCAGGTGTTCCCGATCCTGCACGCCGGGCAGAAGGGCATGACCGTCAGCGGCCAGCACTTCGGCGACGACGCGCACCTGTTCGTCGATGGCCGGCGCGCGTCCGGCTCCGTGCGGCGGGGGGCAGGCGAAACGGTCGTCATCACCCTCTCGTCGCTACCGCCCGTGGGGATGCACCTCCTGCAGGTGCAGGTGCCGGACGGGATGTGCAGTAACGATTTCATCTTCCACGTCACGACGGACGCGACCTCCGCGGCGGGGTTGAAACGCGAGTTGGATCAGGCCCACGTTCCCCCGTCACAGGATCCTCTGGCCGCGTTGGTCCGTAAGGGCGATCTGGCCGGGGTGAAGTCGCTCCTCCCCACCAAGGCCGCAGTCACCGCGCGGCGTGCCGATGGGTCTACGCCGCTGATCACTGCCGCGCTACACGGCAAACTGGAGATCGCCCGATACCTGATCGACGCCGGGGCGGACGTGTCCGGCACGAACGGTGACGGCAACACGCCGCTCCACGTCGCGGCGTTCCTGTGTCGCGCCGAGGTGGTCCGCCTCCTCCTGGACAAGGGCGCGAGCGTCGCGGCCATGAACGGCCGAGGGGAAACAGCGCTCGACGTGGTTTCATCGGCCTGGAACCAAGACCTGTCGAACTTCTACACCGGTATCGATGCCGCTGTCGGTCTCAACCTGGACCTCAAACTGATCGAACCGCAGCGGCCACAGATGGCCCGGTTGATCCGCGAGCACGCCAGGAAGTAG
- a CDS encoding IS1380 family transposase — protein sequence MKPIFRSWFRSRKSRIERRLDTTRDTATHRPVLSARPLDYDVSRRDRAIAHGGIGLIHTLAREVGLPRAIDDRLHLLKVHLPYHESDHVLNIAYNALCHGTCLQDIDLRRNDDAFLDALGARRIPDPTTAGDFCRRFTAADLDTLQDAIDVARRNVWAEQPASFFDRATLDMDGTLVATTGACKAGMDIAYDGTWGYHPLVVTLAETGEVLRLVNRPGNRPSHEGAAGQVDRAILLCLRAGFRRIVLRGDTDFSQTEHLDRWHALPWVRFVFGYDARPNLRAEAEDVPASQWKPLRRPPCYDVKTRPRTRPEAVKDRIVRERGFEVLRLKSEEVAEFDYQPTACANTFRMVVVRKHISREKGEQVLFPEVRYFFYLTNDRDLTAAEVVFEANARCDQENLLAQLHGGTHALAAPVDALVSNGAWMVMTALAWTLKAWWALLLPESPGRWQEHHRAEKMRVLRMEFRTFVNAFVTIPCQVLQTSRRVVLRLLGWNPYLMTFFRLVTRLRQ from the coding sequence GTGAAGCCCATCTTCCGCTCGTGGTTCCGCTCCCGCAAGTCCCGGATCGAGCGCCGACTCGACACGACACGCGACACCGCCACCCACCGCCCCGTGCTCTCGGCTCGCCCCCTCGACTACGACGTGTCGCGCCGCGACCGGGCCATCGCCCACGGCGGCATCGGGCTCATCCACACCCTCGCCCGGGAGGTCGGGCTACCCCGGGCCATCGACGACCGCCTGCACCTGCTCAAGGTGCACCTCCCCTACCACGAGTCCGACCACGTCCTCAACATCGCCTACAACGCGCTGTGCCACGGGACCTGCCTCCAGGACATCGACCTGCGGCGCAACGACGACGCCTTCCTCGACGCCCTCGGGGCGCGACGCATCCCGGACCCGACCACCGCCGGCGACTTCTGCCGACGCTTCACGGCCGCGGACCTCGACACGCTCCAGGACGCCATCGACGTAGCCCGACGGAACGTCTGGGCCGAGCAGCCCGCGTCGTTCTTCGACCGGGCCACGCTCGACATGGACGGCACGCTCGTCGCGACCACCGGGGCCTGCAAGGCCGGCATGGACATCGCCTACGACGGCACGTGGGGCTACCACCCCCTCGTCGTGACCCTGGCCGAGACCGGCGAGGTGCTGCGGCTGGTGAACCGGCCCGGCAACCGGCCCTCGCACGAGGGGGCCGCCGGCCAGGTCGATCGAGCCATTCTGCTCTGCCTGCGGGCCGGCTTCCGCCGCATCGTCCTCCGCGGCGACACCGACTTCTCGCAGACCGAGCACCTCGACCGCTGGCACGCCCTCCCGTGGGTCCGCTTCGTCTTCGGCTACGACGCCCGGCCCAACCTCCGTGCGGAAGCCGAGGACGTGCCGGCTTCCCAGTGGAAGCCGTTGCGTCGCCCGCCGTGCTACGACGTGAAGACGCGGCCCCGCACACGGCCCGAGGCCGTGAAGGATCGCATCGTCCGCGAGCGTGGCTTCGAGGTCTTACGGCTCAAGTCCGAGGAGGTCGCCGAGTTCGACTACCAGCCGACCGCGTGTGCCAACACCTTCCGCATGGTCGTGGTCCGCAAGCACATCTCGCGTGAGAAGGGGGAGCAGGTGCTGTTCCCCGAGGTGCGGTACTTCTTCTACCTCACCAACGACCGGGACCTCACCGCCGCGGAGGTGGTGTTCGAGGCCAACGCCCGGTGCGACCAGGAGAACCTGCTGGCCCAGTTGCACGGCGGCACGCACGCCCTCGCCGCGCCGGTGGACGCCCTGGTCAGCAACGGGGCGTGGATGGTGATGACGGCCCTGGCGTGGACGTTGAAGGCGTGGTGGGCGTTGCTGCTGCCGGAGTCGCCGGGCCGGTGGCAGGAGCACCACCGGGCGGAGAAGATGCGCGTGCTGCGGATGGAGTTCAGGACGTTCGTGAACGCCTTCGTGACGATCCCGTGTCAGGTGCTCCAGACCAGCCGTCGCGTGGTGTTGCGACTGCTGGGCTGGAACCCGTACCTGATGACGTTCTTCCGCCTGGTGACACGGCTGCGTCAGTGA
- a CDS encoding YncE family protein, giving the protein MSRVAVVIFGVTLVAAAGTHGFGGDARPAVRQADTPRPPTPVGRPSLESPHAAPVALRGELVFVANTPSGTLDVIDRTARKIVARVNVGVDPVGVAVRPDGKEVWVANHVSDSVSVIDIDPGSPTYLQIVATVQEFDPKTRGTRFDEPVGIAFASNDKAYVALSAENQIAVIDVAARTVTKRLTIPAQDPRAIAVRGDRLYVIPFESNNQTQLSGGAGDKIDGNLVTFDAYKHSIQNNNVLSLGHVVDIV; this is encoded by the coding sequence ATGTCCCGTGTCGCGGTCGTGATTTTCGGCGTCACCCTCGTCGCCGCCGCGGGCACTCACGGGTTCGGAGGGGATGCCCGACCGGCCGTCCGACAAGCGGACACCCCACGTCCGCCGACTCCCGTCGGGCGGCCGTCGCTCGAAAGCCCGCACGCGGCGCCCGTCGCACTTCGTGGCGAACTCGTGTTCGTGGCCAACACGCCGAGTGGCACCCTCGACGTGATCGACCGCACGGCACGCAAGATCGTGGCGCGTGTGAATGTCGGCGTCGATCCCGTCGGCGTCGCCGTGCGGCCGGACGGCAAGGAAGTGTGGGTGGCGAACCACGTCTCGGATTCGGTGAGTGTGATCGACATCGACCCTGGCAGCCCGACGTACCTCCAGATCGTAGCCACGGTCCAGGAGTTCGACCCGAAGACCCGGGGGACCCGGTTCGACGAGCCGGTGGGAATCGCGTTCGCCAGCAACGACAAGGCGTACGTCGCCCTGTCCGCCGAGAACCAGATTGCCGTGATCGACGTGGCGGCGCGCACGGTCACGAAGCGGTTGACGATCCCGGCGCAGGACCCGCGGGCGATCGCGGTCCGCGGCGACCGGCTCTACGTGATTCCGTTCGAGTCCAACAACCAGACGCAGCTGTCCGGCGGCGCCGGCGACAAGATCGACGGCAACCTGGTCACGTTCGACGCGTACAAGCACTCCATCCAGAACAACAACGTCCTGTCGCTCGGCCACGTCGTGGACATCGTCTAG
- a CDS encoding S9 family peptidase — MRRLSTCMAFWLALAGTAPAADHRTGRDKVLADAESRLKSIYEKRDFAPTTFPGKWLADSSGYWVLEPSKPGAEPEVVKYDATNGKRSVLIGADQLVVPGSKQRLFVQRCFQTPVEHTFCLEARTGNWLFDSKSGDLQKLPAEVPAGLSAGAFSPRVDRIVVRRGRNLAVVDAATGRVTPLTSDDDRGQLDNYAPTWSPDGRRVAYVQSDSTKVRTRPVLRPTDPTYPEVAHVPFARVGTPIPTLRVGVVDHQGGTTRWVKLPADPGTCYINDISWAGNSTELLIELLSRSRDNRKFLLANVESGEVATAYEETDPAWVDASYSANAGLEWIRDGKEFVLLSERDGWRQAYVLSRDGKQRTLLTKDKSDIIARGPVDEQGGWFYYLASPKNATQRYLYRIRLDGKSDPERVTPADQPGTHSYDFSPDRKWAFHTYSTFDKPPVVDLVRLSGHHSERVLEANEEVRSRATPLITRPTEFLKLDIGNGAVMDAWMIKPRDFDETRKYPVFVFVYGEPHGQTVLDDWAGGQNHSMFHRMIADLGYLVVSMDGRGTPAPKGAAWRRAVYGSLGPLSTEEQAAGVKALGRTRSYVDLSRVGIWGWSGGGSNTLNAMFRKPDVYHVGIAVAPKPRPELYNAWFQEIFMRTPDVNPDGYRKAAAINFAEGLKGDLLIVHGTGETNTHLQITESLVDRLIELGKRFDYMAYPNRDHGLREGKGTAVHLRMLMTRYLIDHLPPGPR, encoded by the coding sequence ATCCAAACCGGGCGCCGAACCTGAAGTCGTCAAGTACGACGCGACGAACGGGAAGCGATCCGTACTCATCGGTGCGGATCAACTTGTCGTGCCCGGCTCGAAGCAGAGGCTGTTCGTTCAGCGGTGCTTCCAGACGCCCGTCGAACACACGTTCTGCCTGGAAGCGCGAACCGGCAACTGGCTGTTCGACTCGAAGTCGGGCGATCTCCAAAAACTGCCCGCCGAGGTGCCGGCCGGCCTGTCCGCGGGGGCGTTTTCTCCTCGAGTCGATCGCATCGTCGTCCGGCGGGGCCGGAATCTCGCCGTGGTCGATGCCGCGACGGGGCGCGTCACGCCGCTGACCTCAGACGACGACCGGGGCCAACTAGACAACTACGCCCCGACTTGGAGCCCCGACGGCCGTCGGGTTGCGTACGTCCAGTCGGACTCCACGAAGGTTCGTACCCGACCGGTGCTCCGGCCGACGGACCCGACGTATCCCGAAGTGGCGCACGTCCCGTTCGCCCGTGTCGGCACACCCATTCCGACGCTTCGCGTGGGCGTCGTGGATCACCAGGGCGGGACCACGCGGTGGGTGAAACTGCCTGCCGATCCGGGCACGTGTTACATCAACGACATCAGTTGGGCCGGGAACTCGACGGAACTCCTAATCGAGTTACTCAGCCGATCCCGCGACAACCGCAAGTTCCTGCTCGCCAACGTCGAGTCCGGAGAGGTCGCGACGGCGTACGAGGAAACCGACCCCGCCTGGGTCGACGCGAGCTATTCCGCCAACGCGGGGCTCGAGTGGATTCGCGACGGCAAGGAGTTTGTCCTGCTCAGCGAGCGCGACGGCTGGCGGCAGGCCTACGTGCTTTCGCGAGACGGCAAACAACGGACGCTTCTGACGAAAGACAAGTCCGACATCATCGCCCGCGGCCCGGTCGACGAGCAAGGCGGCTGGTTCTACTACCTCGCATCGCCGAAGAACGCGACCCAACGCTACCTGTACCGCATCCGGCTCGACGGGAAGAGCGATCCCGAGCGGGTGACGCCCGCGGATCAGCCCGGAACCCACAGCTACGACTTCTCGCCGGATCGGAAGTGGGCGTTTCACACCTATTCCACGTTCGACAAGCCGCCGGTCGTCGACCTGGTGCGGCTCTCCGGCCATCACTCGGAACGGGTCCTGGAGGCGAACGAAGAGGTTCGCAGTCGAGCGACCCCGCTGATCACTCGGCCGACCGAGTTCTTGAAACTCGACATCGGGAACGGTGCGGTGATGGACGCCTGGATGATCAAGCCGCGCGACTTCGACGAGACGAGGAAGTACCCGGTCTTCGTGTTCGTGTACGGCGAGCCGCACGGCCAGACGGTCCTCGACGACTGGGCCGGCGGCCAGAACCATTCGATGTTCCACCGCATGATCGCGGACCTCGGGTACCTGGTCGTCTCAATGGACGGTCGCGGCACGCCGGCGCCGAAGGGGGCCGCCTGGCGTCGTGCCGTGTACGGCAGCCTCGGCCCGCTCTCCACCGAGGAGCAGGCGGCGGGGGTGAAGGCGTTGGGCCGCACGCGGTCGTACGTCGATCTGTCGCGGGTGGGCATCTGGGGGTGGAGCGGCGGCGGCTCGAACACCTTGAACGCGATGTTCCGCAAGCCGGACGTCTACCACGTCGGCATCGCGGTGGCACCCAAGCCGCGCCCGGAACTGTACAACGCGTGGTTCCAGGAGATCTTCATGCGGACCCCCGACGTGAACCCGGACGGCTACCGCAAGGCCGCGGCCATCAACTTCGCCGAAGGTTTGAAGGGGGACCTGCTGATCGTGCACGGCACCGGCGAAACCAACACCCACCTTCAGATCACCGAAAGTCTCGTGGACCGACTGATCGAGTTGGGCAAGCGCTTCGACTACATGGCCTACCCCAACCGCGACCACGGCTTGCGCGAGGGGAAGGGCACCGCGGTCCACCTCCGGATGCTGATGACGCGATACTTGATCGACCATCTTCCCCCGGGTCCGCGGTGA
- a CDS encoding DUF1501 domain-containing protein, whose protein sequence is MPRVLANESRSRGKKQINVIFLFLQGGASHVDMFDMKPDAPDDIRGKYSPAATNLTGLQLSDQLPGLRACADKFSLIRSMYTTKPVDHGEGDVHLMCGSPVDKNLQAPGIGAVLSLQQKLDSRFLPFVHMGNMKHPSHTAPGFGGFLGHQYDPYVLTQDPNSPTFAVREFEPVPEVDPSRLAGRRTLLRTLDRYQAERDSAPESARARDTFTEHAFQLATSQKAKEAFDLSRESARVRDTYGRNRVGQGMLLARRLVEAGVRFVTIQGYVDTGIYAWDHHWGIFGHLDKQLPIYDRCYSALLNDLSDRGLLDTTLVITAGEFGRTPKLNKDNKGPGRDHWSNCFSLTMGGGGVKTGVVVGASDRFGAVPTERPVSVADFVATVYHALGLDPHAEFVAQGRPMKMLPHGSPVQELF, encoded by the coding sequence TTGCCACGAGTCCTGGCGAACGAGTCGAGGAGTCGCGGCAAGAAGCAGATCAACGTCATCTTCCTGTTCCTGCAAGGCGGGGCCAGTCACGTCGACATGTTCGACATGAAGCCGGACGCGCCAGACGACATCCGCGGGAAGTACTCCCCCGCGGCGACCAACCTGACCGGGTTGCAACTGAGCGATCAGTTGCCGGGGCTCCGCGCCTGCGCCGACAAGTTCTCCCTGATCCGCTCGATGTACACCACCAAGCCCGTCGACCACGGCGAAGGCGACGTCCACCTCATGTGCGGCAGCCCGGTCGACAAAAACCTTCAGGCCCCCGGCATCGGCGCGGTTCTCAGCCTGCAGCAGAAGCTGGACTCCCGCTTCCTCCCGTTCGTGCACATGGGGAACATGAAGCACCCCTCCCACACCGCCCCCGGGTTCGGCGGGTTCCTCGGCCACCAATACGACCCGTACGTGCTCACCCAGGATCCGAATTCGCCGACCTTCGCGGTGCGGGAATTCGAGCCGGTCCCGGAGGTCGATCCGAGCCGACTCGCCGGCCGCCGGACGCTGCTCCGCACACTGGACCGCTACCAGGCCGAGCGAGACAGTGCGCCCGAGTCCGCTCGCGCGCGGGACACGTTTACCGAACACGCCTTTCAACTGGCGACCTCGCAGAAGGCCAAGGAGGCGTTCGACCTGTCGCGCGAGTCGGCGCGGGTCCGCGACACGTACGGGCGCAACCGAGTCGGGCAGGGCATGCTCCTGGCCCGCCGGTTGGTCGAGGCGGGGGTGCGGTTCGTGACCATTCAGGGGTACGTGGACACCGGGATCTACGCCTGGGACCACCACTGGGGGATCTTCGGACACCTCGACAAGCAGCTACCGATTTACGACCGGTGCTATTCCGCCCTGCTGAACGACCTTTCCGACCGCGGGCTGCTCGACACCACGCTCGTCATCACGGCGGGTGAGTTCGGGCGCACCCCGAAGCTGAACAAGGACAACAAGGGGCCCGGGCGCGACCACTGGTCGAATTGCTTCAGCCTCACGATGGGCGGGGGCGGAGTGAAGACGGGCGTCGTGGTCGGTGCCAGCGATCGCTTCGGCGCCGTGCCCACAGAACGGCCCGTGTCCGTCGCCGACTTCGTCGCCACGGTCTACCACGCCTTGGGGCTCGACCCGCACGCGGAATTCGTGGCGCAAGGGCGGCCGATGAAAATGCTGCCGCACGGCTCCCCGGTTCAAGAACTGTTCTAA
- a CDS encoding IS3 family transposase, whose amino-acid sequence MGKTNRTHTPAFKAQVALAAIKGDRTISEVAAHYEIHVNLVAHWKKQLLEGAAAVFDSRGKNTPPPDDPKVAELYEQIGRLQVELAFVKKNLPASVEWKRLQVEPAHPQLSVRQQCELLELNRSSIYYEPAQADPEDVRLMTQIDRLHTESPFYGSRKLAVELSTPESPVNRKRVQRLMRLMGLEALYCRPRTTVTSRCHKVYPYLLRNLAVERPNQVWSADITYVPMPSGFMYLAATIDWFSRFVVSWKLSNTLDGSFCQEMLEEALARGTPSVFNTDQGVQFTATAWTSRLEDAGVSVSMDGKGRCLDNIFVEWLWRSVKYEYAYPCRPETVRELERGLREYFGFYNERRIHQSLAYRTPADVHQQESRRPQER is encoded by the coding sequence ATGGGCAAGACGAACCGAACGCACACCCCGGCCTTCAAAGCACAGGTCGCACTGGCGGCCATCAAGGGCGACCGCACCATCAGCGAAGTCGCGGCGCATTACGAGATCCACGTCAACCTCGTGGCCCACTGGAAGAAGCAACTGCTCGAAGGAGCGGCGGCCGTGTTCGACTCCCGGGGCAAGAACACACCGCCGCCCGACGACCCCAAGGTGGCCGAACTGTACGAGCAGATCGGGCGGCTCCAGGTGGAGCTGGCCTTCGTGAAAAAAAATCTCCCGGCCTCGGTTGAGTGGAAGCGGCTTCAGGTCGAGCCGGCCCACCCGCAGTTGAGTGTGCGTCAGCAGTGCGAACTCCTGGAGTTGAACCGGTCGAGCATTTACTACGAGCCGGCCCAGGCGGACCCCGAGGACGTGCGGCTGATGACGCAGATCGACCGGCTGCATACCGAGAGCCCGTTCTACGGGTCGCGGAAGTTGGCGGTGGAGCTGAGCACGCCGGAGTCGCCGGTGAACCGCAAGCGGGTGCAGCGGCTGATGCGTCTGATGGGACTGGAAGCCTTGTATTGCCGGCCCCGGACGACGGTGACATCGCGGTGTCACAAGGTGTACCCGTACCTGCTGAGGAACCTGGCGGTCGAGCGTCCGAATCAGGTGTGGAGCGCGGACATCACGTACGTGCCGATGCCGTCGGGTTTCATGTACCTGGCGGCGACGATCGACTGGTTCAGCCGGTTCGTGGTGTCGTGGAAGTTGTCGAACACGCTGGACGGGTCGTTCTGCCAGGAGATGTTGGAGGAGGCGTTGGCCCGAGGGACGCCGTCGGTGTTCAACACGGACCAGGGGGTGCAGTTCACGGCAACCGCCTGGACGAGCCGGTTGGAGGATGCGGGCGTGTCGGTGAGCATGGATGGGAAGGGCCGGTGCCTGGACAACATCTTCGTCGAATGGTTGTGGCGAAGTGTGAAGTACGAGTACGCTTATCCATGCCGCCCCGAGACGGTGCGGGAGTTGGAACGCGGTCTGAGGGAGTACTTCGGGTTCTACAACGAGCGGCGGATTCATCAGTCGCTCGCATACCGAACCCCCGCTGACGTGCATCAGCAGGAGAGCCGAAGACCCCAGGAGAGGTAA